The DNA segment TGCGTTGGCAGTAACTACGGAGATCACATCAAAGAAATGGGCGGAACGCAGGCACCAGAGCCGGTCTTATTTATCAAACCGGAAACGGCGCTTTGTGATATTCGCCAGCCTGTTGCCATCCCGAAAGATTTTGGTTCTGTTCATCATGAGATTGAGCTGGCCATCCTGATTGGCACACCGCTGAAGCAGGCTAATGAAGATCGTGTGGCACGCGCTATTGCAGGTTACGGCGTCGCCTTAGATCTTACGCTGCGTGATATTCAGGCTGAATGCAAAAAAGCAGGACGTCCTTGGGAAAAGGCGAAAGCCTTCGATGGTTCTTGCCCCATTTCTGGATTTATCCCTGAATCTGAGTTTGGCGACCCGCAAAATGCTGAACTAAGCTTAAGCATCAATGGCGCTATTCGTCAGCAAGGTAGCACGCGTGACATGATTACGCCGATTCTGCCGCTGATAAGCTATATGAGCCGCTACTTTACTCTGCGTGCGGGCGACATTATTTTGACCGGAACCCCACAGGGCGTCGGACCTTTAGTCTCTGGCGATATGCTAACGTTATCCATCAATGGTAACTCATTGAGTACTCGCATTATCTAGCCAGTAGCGTCCTTACTAAGCACAGTTTTAGTAAGGACAAAACTTGCATCTCACCGCCAAAGCGTCTATATAGTGCAGCCCAACTGTAATTATCGGACACACAAGCATGACAACTCTCCCTTTCTGGCAAGAAAAAACATTAGCTGAAATGAGCAATGATGAATGGGAATCACTTTGTGATGGTTGTGGGCAGTGCTGCTTGCATAAGCTGCAAGACGAAGATACTGACGAAATCTACTTCACCAACGTTGCATGCAACCTACTCAACATCAAAACGTGCCAATGTCGTCATTATGAGCGTCGTTTTGAGTATGAAGAAGACTGTATCAAGCTAACGCGCGAAAACCTTGAAACCTTCGAATGGCTTCCTCCTACCTGCGCCTATCGGATGGTTCACGAAGGCAAAGACTTGCCAGAATGGCATCCCCTCAAAGTGGGCTCTAAGAAAGCGATGCACGCGGAGCGGATCTCAGTACGCTACATTGCCGTACGCGAGAGTGAAGTCAGCGATTGGGAAGATCACATTATGAATAAACCTTTCTGGGCAACCAATGGGTCTGATTCTTAAGGACTAATTCACGTCGTATGGGGTAAACACTGAGGTCTTACGTGTAATGTAAACCCCATTTGCAGGAATGTCCTTATTCACGAATGACATCGCCCCAACCTTAACGTTATCACCAATGGTTATTGGGCCAATCAGGCAACAGTTAGCGCCAATATCGACATTGTTTCCAATCTTAATGATTGAGTTTGGCGGCATATCTTGCACTGCACCGATCGTGGTATTTTGGCGAATAATAAAATTAGAGCCGATTCGAGCATGCTTGGATATAACAATTCCTGCGTGATGTGGCATGTGTAAGCCAGGTCCAATCACAGCGCCCAATTCAACATCTGCTGCATAGCGAGTCTTTAGCTTGTCGCAGATTCTTGATGCGATTTTTTGATGGCGCTTTGAACCGTGTTTGTCCATTTCGCTAGCGAGACGCCACCAAAACAGAAAATTACGGCGTCGGTTGGATTTATTGGTCAACAGTCTTCGCCAAGAAAATTTGTCTTTCCGTACAATCT comes from the Hafnia alvei genome and includes:
- a CDS encoding fumarylacetoacetate hydrolase family protein, with the translated sequence MYQHRDWQGALLELPVSKVVCVGSNYGDHIKEMGGTQAPEPVLFIKPETALCDIRQPVAIPKDFGSVHHEIELAILIGTPLKQANEDRVARAIAGYGVALDLTLRDIQAECKKAGRPWEKAKAFDGSCPISGFIPESEFGDPQNAELSLSINGAIRQQGSTRDMITPILPLISYMSRYFTLRAGDIILTGTPQGVGPLVSGDMLTLSINGNSLSTRII
- a CDS encoding YcgN family cysteine cluster protein, with the translated sequence MTTLPFWQEKTLAEMSNDEWESLCDGCGQCCLHKLQDEDTDEIYFTNVACNLLNIKTCQCRHYERRFEYEEDCIKLTRENLETFEWLPPTCAYRMVHEGKDLPEWHPLKVGSKKAMHAERISVRYIAVRESEVSDWEDHIMNKPFWATNGSDS
- a CDS encoding serine acetyltransferase, with the translated sequence MTIKFKSAKHTANHHRTRHIKLLTCLIFALSKDAKDLREFWRIEIVRKDKFSWRRLLTNKSNRRRNFLFWWRLASEMDKHGSKRHQKIASRICDKLKTRYAADVELGAVIGPGLHMPHHAGIVISKHARIGSNFIIRQNTTIGAVQDMPPNSIIKIGNNVDIGANCCLIGPITIGDNVKVGAMSFVNKDIPANGVYITRKTSVFTPYDVN